A section of the Mesorhizobium loti genome encodes:
- the hisD gene encoding histidinol dehydrogenase: protein MSPVAIHDLANMSSEARTRLLERTEADLTDTIRKVEPIIAAVRTRGDDALVELAAKFDGVTLDRTALKVSASQIAGAEKELDPEIVAAIRLSVAQVRRFHEAQMPDNLWLSEETEGALIGDRWTSIDSVACYVPRGKGFFPSSAIMTAVPAKVAGVPRVVIVTPPGPDGSADAATRFIASLIGIEDIYLCGGAQAVAAVSYGTETVPKCAKIVGPGSPWVSAARQLLSNRIDPGSPAGPSELLVYADSSVPAALAALELTVESEHGPDSSAFVVTTDRALAEAIAAAVPQFWEAMGEYRADFSRTVLNGRNGGIVLAPSIEAAFDFINDYAAEHLAVLSTLAFELLPRIRNAGEILLGPHSAIPIANFVLGPSHVLPTGGRANTASPLGVFDFMKRSSIAYLSQAAYQRLAPAARTFAQYEGFMAHANSVSEIRDRILSNSSPFTGP, encoded by the coding sequence ATGTCACCTGTAGCAATCCACGACCTGGCCAACATGTCCTCCGAGGCGCGCACACGCCTGCTCGAGCGGACCGAGGCCGATCTCACCGACACGATCCGCAAGGTCGAGCCGATCATCGCCGCCGTGCGGACCAGGGGTGACGACGCCCTGGTCGAGCTTGCCGCCAAGTTTGACGGCGTGACGCTGGACCGCACGGCGTTGAAGGTGTCCGCGAGCCAGATCGCCGGCGCCGAGAAGGAACTTGATCCCGAGATCGTCGCGGCGATCCGGCTCTCGGTGGCGCAGGTGAGGCGCTTCCATGAGGCGCAAATGCCCGACAATCTCTGGCTGAGCGAGGAAACCGAAGGCGCGCTGATCGGCGACCGCTGGACGTCGATCGATTCCGTCGCCTGCTACGTGCCCCGCGGCAAGGGCTTCTTTCCGTCGAGCGCGATCATGACCGCCGTGCCCGCCAAGGTAGCGGGCGTGCCTAGGGTGGTCATCGTGACGCCACCCGGGCCGGACGGTTCGGCCGACGCCGCCACGCGCTTCATCGCGTCCTTGATCGGCATCGAGGACATCTATCTCTGCGGCGGCGCCCAGGCGGTGGCGGCGGTTTCCTACGGCACCGAGACCGTGCCGAAATGCGCAAAGATCGTCGGCCCAGGCAGTCCATGGGTCAGCGCGGCGCGCCAGCTTCTGTCGAACCGGATCGATCCGGGCAGTCCGGCCGGTCCGAGCGAGTTGCTGGTCTATGCCGACAGCTCGGTTCCGGCCGCACTTGCCGCATTGGAGCTGACGGTTGAATCGGAGCATGGCCCTGACTCATCCGCCTTTGTCGTGACGACCGATCGTGCCCTGGCGGAGGCCATCGCCGCCGCGGTGCCGCAGTTCTGGGAGGCAATGGGAGAGTATCGCGCCGATTTTTCCCGCACGGTGCTCAACGGCAGGAATGGCGGCATCGTGCTGGCGCCTTCGATCGAAGCGGCTTTCGACTTCATCAACGACTACGCGGCCGAGCATCTGGCCGTGCTGTCGACATTGGCCTTCGAGCTGCTGCCGCGGATCCGGAACGCCGGCGAGATCCTGCTCGGTCCGCATTCGGCAATTCCGATCGCGAACTTCGTGCTTGGACCGAGCCACGTCCTGCCGACGGGCGGGCGCGCCAACACCGCCTCGCCGCTCGGCGTCTTCGATTTCATGAAGCGCTCGTCGATCGCCTATTTGTCCCAGGCGGCCTATCAAAGGCTGGCGCCGGCGGCGCGCACCTTCGCCCAATATGAAGGCTTCATGGCGCATGCAAATTCGGTCTCGGAGATCCGCGACCGTATCCTGTCGAACAGCAGCCCTTTCACCGGCCCGTGA
- a CDS encoding ABC transporter permease: MQRPQRKPLLSMAAEISGSTYLFIAVCAFLLFIAAWFLATGLGVAKPIFLPSPAAVVAKLGKLAADGTLASDIGNSVYRIMVGFLIASVMALATAILIGAYRFWEAAIEPFLDFVRYMPVVAFVPLTILWSGTGDIQKFLIIWIGTYFQQALMFKDNIKRVPTDFIGFGRTLGMSDLRVLMRIVVPSAMPQIWDTLRISLGWAWTWVTLAELVAANSGLGYRITVAQRYLQTDMAIGYILVLGILGLATDQIMRFLGRHFFKYERKS; the protein is encoded by the coding sequence ATGCAACGTCCCCAGCGCAAACCGTTGCTGAGCATGGCGGCGGAGATTTCCGGCTCGACCTATCTCTTCATCGCCGTCTGCGCCTTCCTGCTCTTCATCGCGGCGTGGTTCCTGGCGACCGGGCTTGGCGTGGCGAAACCGATCTTCCTGCCCTCGCCCGCCGCCGTCGTTGCCAAGCTTGGAAAGCTGGCCGCCGATGGGACGCTGGCCAGCGATATCGGCAACAGCGTCTACCGCATCATGGTCGGCTTCCTCATCGCCTCGGTGATGGCGTTGGCGACGGCCATCCTGATCGGCGCCTACCGCTTCTGGGAAGCGGCGATCGAACCGTTCCTCGACTTTGTCCGCTACATGCCGGTCGTGGCCTTCGTGCCGCTGACCATCCTGTGGAGCGGCACCGGCGACATCCAGAAGTTCCTGATCATCTGGATCGGCACCTATTTCCAGCAGGCGCTGATGTTCAAGGACAACATCAAGCGCGTTCCCACGGACTTCATCGGCTTCGGGCGGACACTGGGGATGAGCGATTTGCGCGTGCTGATGCGCATTGTCGTGCCCTCGGCGATGCCGCAGATCTGGGACACGCTGCGCATCTCGCTGGGCTGGGCATGGACCTGGGTGACGCTGGCCGAACTGGTCGCCGCCAACTCGGGGCTTGGCTACCGGATCACGGTCGCCCAGCGCTACCTGCAAACCGACATGGCGATCGGATACATTCTGGTGCTCGGCATACTGGGGCTGGCGACGGACCAGATCATGCGTTTCCTCGGTCGGCATTTCTTCAAATATGAGAGGAAGTCCTGA
- a CDS encoding ABC transporter ATP-binding protein: MQAHPKLKISHLQKSFTNGRSTIKVLDDINLEVGDNEFVSLVGASGCGKSTLLSIIAGLQDYEQGEMLVDGSPINGPGRDRGVVFQSYTLLPWLTALQNVEFALRETGHDAKDIPEVARQHLDLVKLSRFADSFPSQLSGGMKQRVAIARALSYRPKMLLMDEPFGALDALTRGQMQELLMQIWQEHRLTVIFVTHDVEEAVYLSDRIFVMGLNHGRIKECITVPSIRPRPTGIQHDRDVLELQAQVLKSIREETRRAEFD, from the coding sequence ATGCAGGCGCATCCCAAGCTGAAGATCTCGCATCTGCAAAAATCGTTCACGAACGGACGTTCGACGATCAAGGTGCTTGACGACATCAACCTCGAAGTCGGCGACAACGAGTTCGTTTCGCTGGTCGGCGCGTCGGGCTGCGGCAAGAGCACGCTGCTGTCGATCATCGCCGGCCTGCAGGACTATGAACAAGGCGAGATGCTGGTCGACGGCAGTCCGATCAACGGGCCGGGCCGCGACCGTGGCGTCGTCTTCCAGTCCTACACCTTGCTGCCATGGCTGACGGCACTGCAGAATGTCGAGTTCGCGCTGCGCGAGACCGGGCATGATGCCAAGGACATCCCCGAAGTGGCGCGCCAGCATCTCGACCTGGTGAAGCTCTCGCGCTTTGCCGACAGCTTTCCGAGCCAGCTTTCCGGCGGCATGAAGCAAAGGGTCGCCATTGCGCGTGCCCTCTCCTACCGGCCGAAGATGCTTCTGATGGACGAGCCTTTCGGCGCGCTCGACGCGCTCACCCGTGGCCAGATGCAGGAACTGCTGATGCAGATCTGGCAGGAGCATCGCCTGACCGTGATCTTCGTCACCCACGATGTCGAGGAGGCGGTCTATCTGTCCGATCGCATCTTCGTCATGGGCCTCAACCATGGTCGCATCAAGGAGTGCATCACCGTGCCTTCCATAAGGCCGAGGCCGACCGGCATTCAGCATGACCGCGACGTCCTCGAACTTCAGGCGCAAGTGCTGAAGTCCATTCGCGAAGAGACCCGCCGCGCCGAGTTCGATTGA